A region from the Hyalangium minutum genome encodes:
- a CDS encoding J domain-containing protein: MFPAPSHVLRQREGTLSELPLPLLLHALDVEERTCTLELRVRQREKRITFEDGAPVACVSNLLHETLGKFLVEKGRLSEVDYQKALSESIQTGQDMGALLVQKGLISPFDLYKQLQANLGMSLLDCFRWTEAKYKLIADVEQPATSVRTNTAQLILTGVANMMPFDAVATHFTFTDDRRFAQVPGVDGPKLSAKDARLFQALKARPTFAELLQQTSYDTETALRRLYALCIVGVVDFADSVDERVASAPPPAAPVVVEPEPVKAAVPSGTPFSDEDEAARNALMSAFMSHRSQDPFGLLGVPEDVQPLALRKAFLSMADKFNPLRFNTPDLKEKAEVLLAAYGRAFGVLSEPDLAALWRKRRAAAREKERGATGRPSTAEQFRIKTELLDGRTQFEQGKQRLEARNFSGAFEYFEYACDIEPRPLHLSYRAWARYLMKPEVHGKLVVQELTDVLRQEPGLEEGWFFLGEVSRGEGQWAQAEDAYRKAFKLNPKNRRYVDLIQETIKNAAKR; encoded by the coding sequence ATGTTCCCCGCTCCATCCCATGTGCTCCGCCAGCGTGAGGGGACGCTCTCGGAACTGCCTCTGCCTCTGCTGCTGCACGCGCTGGATGTGGAGGAGCGCACCTGCACGCTGGAGCTGAGGGTGCGCCAGCGCGAGAAGCGCATCACGTTCGAGGACGGCGCGCCTGTAGCGTGCGTGTCGAACCTGCTGCACGAGACGCTGGGCAAGTTCCTGGTGGAGAAGGGGCGGCTGAGCGAGGTGGACTACCAGAAGGCGCTCTCGGAGAGCATCCAGACGGGGCAGGACATGGGGGCGCTGCTGGTGCAGAAGGGGCTGATCAGCCCGTTCGATTTGTACAAGCAGCTGCAGGCGAACCTGGGGATGAGCCTGCTGGATTGCTTTCGGTGGACAGAGGCAAAGTACAAGCTGATCGCGGACGTGGAGCAGCCGGCCACGAGCGTGCGGACGAACACGGCGCAGCTCATCCTCACGGGCGTGGCGAACATGATGCCGTTCGACGCGGTGGCCACGCACTTCACCTTCACAGATGACCGGCGCTTCGCGCAGGTGCCGGGGGTGGATGGGCCGAAGCTGTCGGCGAAGGACGCGCGGCTGTTCCAGGCGCTGAAGGCGCGGCCCACGTTCGCGGAGCTGTTGCAGCAGACGAGCTACGACACGGAGACCGCGCTGCGGCGGCTGTACGCGCTGTGCATCGTGGGGGTGGTGGACTTCGCGGACTCGGTGGACGAGCGGGTGGCGTCTGCGCCTCCACCTGCGGCTCCGGTGGTGGTGGAGCCGGAGCCGGTGAAGGCGGCGGTGCCCTCGGGGACGCCGTTCTCGGACGAGGACGAGGCGGCGCGCAACGCGCTGATGAGCGCGTTCATGTCGCACCGGAGCCAGGATCCGTTCGGGCTGCTGGGAGTGCCGGAGGACGTGCAGCCACTGGCGCTGCGCAAGGCGTTCCTGTCGATGGCGGACAAGTTCAACCCGCTGCGCTTCAACACTCCGGACTTGAAGGAGAAGGCGGAGGTGCTGCTGGCGGCGTACGGGCGGGCGTTTGGGGTGTTGTCGGAGCCAGACCTGGCGGCGCTGTGGCGCAAGCGGCGGGCGGCGGCGCGGGAGAAGGAGCGAGGGGCAACGGGACGGCCGTCGACGGCGGAGCAGTTCCGCATCAAGACGGAGTTGCTGGACGGGCGGACACAGTTCGAGCAGGGCAAGCAGCGGCTGGAGGCGCGCAACTTCTCGGGGGCGTTCGAGTACTTCGAGTACGCGTGCGACATCGAGCCGCGGCCGCTGCACCTGTCCTACCGGGCGTGGGCGCGGTACCTGATGAAACCGGAGGTGCACGGCAAGCTGGTGGTGCAGGAGCTGACGGACGTGCTGCGCCAGGAGCCGGGGCTGGAAGAGGGGTGGTTCTTCCTGGGCGAGGTGAGCCGCGGAGAGGGCCAGTGGGCGCAGGCGGAGGATGCGTACCGCAAGGCGTTCAAGCTGAACCCGAAGAACCGGCGCTACGTGGACCTGATCCAGGAGACGATCAAGAACGCAGCGAAGCGGTGA
- a CDS encoding M16 family metallopeptidase, whose amino-acid sequence MTLRYALPNGLTVIFEEQHAAKVAAFQVWVKVGSADERPDQAGLAHLHEHMLFKGTERRRPGEIARDVEAHGGEINAWTSFDQTVYHIVIASQFARMGLDILGDAVRHSAFDREELAREIEVVCEEIKRSQDTPSRRASRDLFATAYQVHLYSKPVIGTEESVRSFTREKVLEFYHRYYSPKNLVLSVVGDLREADVRQWVDEIFGGDWGRPFEGLAPRAQEPAATGRRLLLREDDVKEGYLHLSFGIPQAEHPDVPALDMLAMLAGQGDSSRLVVEVKHKQSLVNDIHASAYTPRDPGLFSASVTVPPANVAKALEETARVLAELRVRPVSADELATVKALVEAEAVYQRETVQGMARKMGYYQSSMGGLEAEERYYQAVARLTPEDIRDVAERYLRFDRAVVTGLLPPGTGFTAAQAEQILDAVAQEAPTLKPERRVRRPENDVPMRVVPSRTSTGEIIQETLPSGAKIIVRPEHGVPLFAVRAAFLGGLRYETPANNGLTTLLGRSLTRGTRTRDAEEISQLVDAYAGSLQGVGGRNSVGVRGEFLSRHFDAAFRLFADCVVEPAFPEEEVARERRLLLQDILTREDKPSGLAFDLFAKTLYRAHPYRMQALGEPGSVEALGPEALRDYHASYMDPSQLTLSVVGDVKVDEVMALAREYFGKPRGKAKKAPSVVTDAPPEAPRQEKRVLARAQSHVVYGFMGLRLTEPQRHALEVLSMMLSGQGGRLFVELRDKRSMAYSVSCFTLEGLDPGYFATYIGTSPEKVNDAIAGIRTELARVRDERVPEEELARARQHLIGTNAIGLQRNAARAALLALDTCYGTGLENFLHYSERIAAVTADEVREVARRVIDFDHGAMAIVGP is encoded by the coding sequence ATGACCCTCCGCTATGCGCTCCCCAACGGTCTGACCGTCATCTTCGAAGAGCAGCATGCCGCCAAGGTGGCGGCCTTTCAGGTCTGGGTGAAGGTCGGCAGCGCCGACGAGCGCCCGGACCAGGCGGGCCTGGCCCACCTCCACGAGCACATGCTCTTCAAGGGCACGGAGCGCCGGAGGCCCGGAGAAATCGCCCGGGACGTGGAGGCCCACGGCGGAGAAATCAACGCCTGGACGTCCTTCGACCAGACGGTCTACCACATCGTCATCGCCAGCCAGTTTGCCCGGATGGGGTTGGACATCCTGGGCGACGCAGTGCGGCACTCGGCGTTCGACCGGGAAGAGCTGGCCCGGGAAATCGAGGTGGTCTGCGAGGAGATCAAGCGCAGCCAGGACACCCCGTCCCGGCGGGCCTCGCGGGACTTGTTCGCCACCGCGTACCAGGTGCACCTGTACAGCAAGCCCGTCATCGGCACGGAGGAGAGCGTCCGAAGCTTCACCCGGGAGAAGGTGCTGGAGTTCTACCACCGGTACTACTCGCCCAAGAACCTGGTGCTCTCGGTAGTGGGAGACCTGCGCGAGGCGGACGTCCGGCAGTGGGTGGATGAAATCTTCGGTGGGGACTGGGGGCGGCCCTTCGAGGGGCTGGCGCCGCGCGCCCAGGAGCCTGCCGCCACGGGCCGTCGGCTGCTGCTGCGCGAGGATGACGTGAAGGAGGGCTACCTCCACCTGAGCTTCGGCATCCCCCAGGCGGAGCACCCGGATGTGCCCGCGCTGGACATGCTGGCGATGCTGGCGGGCCAGGGCGACTCGTCGCGGCTGGTGGTGGAGGTGAAGCACAAGCAGAGCCTCGTCAATGACATCCACGCCTCGGCGTACACGCCGAGAGACCCAGGCCTGTTCAGCGCGTCCGTCACCGTGCCGCCGGCAAACGTGGCGAAGGCGCTGGAGGAGACGGCGCGGGTGCTGGCCGAGCTGCGCGTGCGCCCGGTGTCCGCGGATGAGCTGGCCACGGTGAAGGCGCTGGTGGAGGCCGAGGCCGTGTACCAGCGCGAGACGGTGCAGGGCATGGCGCGGAAGATGGGCTACTACCAGTCCTCCATGGGCGGGCTGGAGGCCGAGGAGCGCTACTACCAGGCGGTGGCGCGACTGACGCCCGAGGACATCCGGGACGTGGCGGAGCGGTACCTGCGCTTCGACCGGGCAGTGGTGACAGGGCTCTTGCCACCCGGCACGGGGTTCACGGCGGCCCAGGCGGAGCAGATCCTCGACGCGGTGGCGCAAGAGGCCCCCACCCTGAAGCCCGAGCGCCGCGTGCGCCGGCCTGAGAACGATGTGCCCATGCGGGTGGTGCCCTCGCGCACGAGCACGGGGGAGATCATCCAGGAGACGCTGCCCTCGGGGGCGAAGATCATCGTTCGCCCGGAGCACGGGGTGCCGCTGTTCGCGGTGCGCGCGGCGTTCCTGGGCGGGCTGCGCTACGAGACGCCGGCGAACAACGGGCTGACGACGCTGCTGGGCCGAAGCCTCACGCGGGGCACTCGCACGCGGGACGCGGAGGAGATCTCCCAGCTGGTGGACGCGTACGCGGGCTCGCTGCAGGGGGTGGGCGGGCGCAACTCGGTGGGAGTGCGCGGGGAGTTCCTCTCACGGCACTTCGACGCGGCCTTCCGCCTCTTCGCGGACTGCGTGGTGGAGCCAGCGTTCCCCGAGGAGGAGGTGGCGCGGGAGCGGAGGCTGCTGCTGCAGGACATCCTCACCCGGGAGGACAAGCCGTCGGGGCTGGCGTTCGACCTGTTCGCGAAGACGCTGTACCGGGCGCACCCGTACCGGATGCAGGCGCTGGGCGAGCCCGGGTCGGTGGAGGCACTGGGGCCCGAGGCGCTGCGGGACTACCACGCCTCGTACATGGATCCCTCGCAGCTGACGCTGAGCGTGGTGGGGGACGTGAAGGTGGACGAGGTGATGGCGTTGGCGCGCGAGTACTTCGGCAAGCCTCGGGGTAAGGCGAAGAAAGCGCCCAGCGTGGTGACGGATGCGCCTCCGGAGGCGCCTCGGCAGGAGAAGCGGGTGTTGGCGCGGGCGCAGTCCCACGTGGTGTACGGGTTCATGGGCCTGCGGCTGACCGAGCCGCAGCGGCACGCGCTGGAGGTGCTGTCCATGATGCTGTCCGGGCAGGGCGGGCGGCTCTTCGTGGAGCTGCGGGACAAGCGCTCCATGGCGTACAGCGTGAGCTGCTTCACGCTGGAGGGCCTGGATCCGGGGTACTTCGCCACGTACATTGGGACGAGCCCGGAGAAGGTGAACGACGCCATCGCGGGCATCCGGACGGAGCTGGCGCGGGTGCGGGACGAGCGGGTGCCCGAGGAGGAGCTGGCGCGGGCGCGGCAGCACCTCATTGGGACGAACGCGATTGGGCTGCAGCGCAACGCGGCTCGGGCGGCGCTGCTGGCGCTGGACACGTGCTACGGGACAGGGCTGGAGAACTTCCTGCACTACTCGGAGCGCATTGCGGCGGTGACGGCGGACGAGGTGCGCGAGGTGGCCCGGCGCGTCATCGACTTCGATCACGGCGCGATGGCCATCGTCGGGCCGTGA
- a CDS encoding gliding motility protein translates to MASPLEELDPLADLRESLDGGSPSVPSTATKPAPAVAPPPLPPRKAASAAPAPIPTGSQSGVANPLRANRAVPGGDPFGEPSEPRLPMGAAPEEKLEFFRQVLKQKTETLARARSLYSEKETEANAQRQSVAQLTQDLAAAKKEITEVRGQLGGLKDLPLKLAQVQEEKARLEKRAATAETKLAEAQGELEAMEADRKDLSRALLNVEAELPRLQDDLRSEREARAALAEELIGAKEALSLAQDRVADLAAEKSEAQGTMEAVQEQFQAALADVERLTEELTTATTERDAYAAERDTLATERDEQQLRNSQLETALAEANGSLSALESESEWSRSSLEEAQSRAQLVEAERDEARSELMAARVQVEALEADQKKQKTRIAELERTAALKDADLVGVRAALSARTAEAGSLIGRAEMAEGQVATLKEKVRGLESEVASFSERAQTAELEVSSLKGALEASEAEQVAMRDRLDADTTALTETVHNAEAQVEELQTALAVARAERDDVVAQLDTVKQTLASTESALQSTQLTLQSHEEARGDADDKVTKLEQRLKMLEGALETAKRDAAAATKKAAADLAANENTLKTLKKAEADAKKAEAEATKARTTLELKLAQAEAALKSEKGGQGAMGQKLAQVEASLQAQQAEKESLEQRMAELESALQLEQTQRASLEQELEQARAASAAPAAGGGAASAELIAERDKLKSDVAAMKKKLMAAESAIEAAATYKAKLARLEAQLKGGKK, encoded by the coding sequence ATGGCATCGCCCCTGGAAGAGCTGGATCCGCTGGCGGACCTGCGCGAGAGCCTGGATGGGGGCAGTCCATCGGTCCCCTCCACGGCCACCAAACCCGCACCGGCGGTGGCTCCTCCCCCGCTACCTCCGCGTAAGGCGGCTTCGGCCGCTCCCGCCCCCATTCCCACGGGGAGTCAGTCCGGTGTGGCCAACCCACTGAGGGCCAACCGCGCCGTGCCGGGCGGAGACCCCTTCGGTGAGCCCTCCGAGCCCCGCCTCCCCATGGGCGCGGCGCCCGAGGAGAAGCTCGAGTTCTTCCGTCAGGTCCTCAAGCAGAAGACGGAGACGCTGGCCCGCGCTCGCTCGCTCTATTCGGAGAAGGAGACCGAGGCCAACGCGCAGCGCCAGTCCGTGGCGCAGCTCACCCAGGACCTCGCGGCCGCAAAGAAGGAAATCACGGAGGTCCGCGGCCAGCTTGGCGGCTTGAAGGACCTGCCGCTGAAGCTGGCCCAGGTGCAGGAGGAGAAGGCGCGCCTGGAGAAGCGCGCCGCTACGGCCGAGACGAAGCTGGCCGAGGCCCAGGGCGAGCTGGAGGCGATGGAGGCGGACCGCAAGGATCTGTCCCGCGCGCTGCTCAACGTGGAGGCGGAGCTGCCGCGGCTCCAGGACGACCTGCGCTCGGAGCGGGAGGCCCGCGCGGCCCTGGCCGAGGAGCTCATTGGCGCCAAGGAGGCCCTCTCGCTGGCGCAGGACCGCGTGGCGGACCTGGCCGCGGAGAAGTCCGAGGCCCAGGGCACCATGGAGGCGGTGCAGGAGCAGTTCCAGGCCGCCCTGGCGGACGTGGAGCGGCTCACCGAAGAGCTCACCACCGCCACCACGGAGCGGGACGCCTACGCCGCCGAGCGCGACACGCTGGCGACGGAGCGCGACGAGCAGCAGCTACGCAACAGCCAGCTGGAGACGGCGCTGGCCGAGGCCAACGGCAGCCTGAGCGCCCTGGAGAGCGAGAGCGAGTGGTCGCGCAGCTCGCTCGAGGAGGCGCAGTCCCGCGCCCAGCTGGTGGAGGCGGAGCGGGACGAGGCCCGCTCGGAGCTGATGGCGGCGCGGGTGCAGGTCGAAGCGCTCGAGGCTGACCAGAAGAAGCAGAAGACGCGGATCGCCGAGCTGGAGCGCACGGCGGCGCTCAAGGACGCGGACCTGGTGGGCGTGCGTGCCGCGCTCTCCGCCCGCACGGCTGAGGCCGGGTCGCTCATTGGCCGCGCGGAGATGGCCGAGGGACAGGTGGCCACGCTCAAGGAGAAGGTGCGTGGCCTGGAGTCCGAGGTGGCCTCGTTCTCCGAGCGGGCCCAGACGGCCGAGCTGGAGGTGTCCTCGCTCAAGGGCGCGCTGGAGGCCAGCGAGGCCGAGCAGGTGGCGATGCGGGACCGCCTCGATGCGGACACCACCGCGCTGACCGAGACGGTGCACAACGCGGAGGCCCAGGTCGAGGAGCTGCAGACGGCACTCGCGGTGGCGCGGGCCGAGCGCGACGACGTGGTGGCGCAGCTGGACACGGTGAAGCAGACGCTCGCGTCCACGGAGTCGGCGCTGCAGTCCACGCAGCTGACGCTCCAGTCTCATGAGGAGGCGCGCGGGGATGCCGACGACAAGGTCACGAAGCTCGAGCAGCGCCTGAAGATGCTGGAGGGCGCGCTGGAGACGGCCAAGCGCGACGCTGCGGCTGCCACGAAGAAGGCGGCGGCGGACCTGGCGGCCAACGAGAACACCCTCAAGACGCTCAAGAAGGCGGAGGCCGATGCGAAGAAGGCCGAGGCCGAGGCGACCAAGGCCCGCACCACGCTGGAGCTGAAGCTGGCGCAGGCGGAGGCGGCGCTGAAGTCCGAGAAGGGCGGCCAGGGGGCCATGGGCCAGAAGCTGGCGCAGGTGGAGGCCTCACTGCAGGCGCAGCAGGCCGAGAAAGAGAGCCTGGAGCAGCGCATGGCCGAGCTGGAGTCGGCGCTGCAACTGGAGCAGACCCAGCGTGCGAGCCTGGAGCAGGAGCTGGAGCAGGCGCGTGCGGCCTCGGCGGCCCCAGCGGCGGGCGGGGGAGCGGCTTCGGCCGAGCTCATCGCTGAGCGCGACAAGCTCAAGTCGGATGTGGCGGCCATGAAGAAGAAGCTGATGGCAGCCGAGTCCGCCATTGAGGCGGCGGCGACCTACAAGGCGAAATTGGCCCGCCTCGAGGCGCAGTTGAAGGGTGGCAAGAAGTAG
- a CDS encoding tetratricopeptide repeat protein: MSTWMLWMVVSMLTGSPLLSLVLVFGALWMMDRFTLQLLPRPLRFIHRWRRAGQLERTLMTNTHDRRARFELAELRVGQGRYAQAVELLKPNLEAGDDDVDTLFLLGVAYLGAGEKAKGELLLSEAEKLNPDYRQGSLDLERGRLRLAQGDTAGAIEALERFVKGRNGSIEGRTLLAKALDKAGRDADAALMRDEAWKDYVAAPGFQRRRERMWAWRARPSRPITYGIIALVVLVLGYRALSTLHPPMDDPYANPYADPYATDEE, from the coding sequence ATGAGCACGTGGATGTTGTGGATGGTCGTCTCGATGCTCACCGGCAGCCCGCTGCTGTCGCTGGTGCTGGTGTTCGGGGCCCTGTGGATGATGGACCGGTTCACCCTCCAGCTCCTGCCGCGCCCGCTGCGCTTCATCCACCGGTGGCGGCGCGCTGGGCAGCTCGAGCGGACGTTGATGACGAACACGCACGATCGCCGGGCCCGCTTCGAGCTGGCGGAGCTGCGGGTGGGGCAGGGGCGTTATGCCCAGGCGGTGGAGCTGCTGAAGCCCAACCTGGAGGCGGGCGACGACGACGTGGACACGCTCTTCCTGCTCGGGGTGGCGTACCTGGGGGCGGGGGAGAAGGCCAAGGGCGAGCTGCTGCTGAGCGAGGCGGAGAAGCTGAACCCGGACTACCGCCAGGGCTCCCTCGACTTGGAGCGCGGCCGGCTGCGGCTGGCGCAGGGGGACACGGCAGGCGCCATCGAGGCGCTGGAGCGCTTCGTGAAGGGGCGGAACGGCTCGATTGAAGGGCGGACGCTGCTGGCCAAGGCACTGGACAAGGCGGGCCGGGACGCGGACGCGGCGCTGATGCGCGACGAGGCCTGGAAGGACTACGTGGCGGCACCGGGCTTCCAGCGCCGCCGCGAGCGGATGTGGGCTTGGAGGGCCCGTCCCAGCCGTCCCATCACCTATGGGATCATTGCCCTTGTGGTCTTGGTGCTGGGCTACCGGGCACTGAGCACGCTCCATCCGCCGATGGACGACCCGTACGCCAACCCGTACGCGGATCCATACGCCACGGATGAGGAATAG
- the hemW gene encoding radical SAM family heme chaperone HemW: MPFSAPIDPHTGMAAARFGLYLHFPYCLAKCPYCDFAVAVARQVPEERYAHAVLRELDARLEATPELRKRTLESIFLGGGTPSLWHPKWVARVLEGIAARLPVAPQAEVSLEANPEVADAERYAGFQAAGVNRLSLGVQSFQPETLKALGRAHDGQEAEAAFRMARRAGFEAVSMDFIYGVHGQTRAQVEADARRAVTLEPEHLSTYALTLEREVLAEDTPLAKRLVRGEVALPSDDDVVEMAATVREVYGAHGLHRYEISNHAREGYASRHNALYWTGGEYLALGVGATGMLHVPAPHRYVNLRSAEAYLRAVEQGTLPEASREELSAEELFAERLAMGLRLRSGVDWEAVCAAYGQDPAPRRAEVTRLVAHGLATLQGGRLVLTDAGADLHSAISARLI; this comes from the coding sequence ATGCCGTTCTCCGCGCCCATCGATCCCCATACTGGAATGGCAGCGGCCCGCTTCGGGCTGTACCTGCACTTTCCGTACTGCCTGGCGAAGTGCCCGTACTGCGACTTCGCCGTGGCGGTGGCGCGCCAGGTGCCAGAGGAGCGCTACGCCCACGCCGTCCTCCGGGAGCTGGACGCGCGGCTGGAGGCCACGCCGGAGCTCCGGAAGCGGACGCTGGAGTCCATCTTCCTCGGAGGGGGCACGCCCTCGCTGTGGCACCCGAAGTGGGTGGCGAGGGTGCTCGAGGGCATTGCTGCTCGGTTGCCGGTAGCGCCCCAGGCGGAGGTCTCGCTGGAAGCCAACCCCGAGGTGGCGGACGCGGAGCGGTATGCAGGCTTCCAGGCTGCGGGGGTGAACCGGCTCTCGCTCGGCGTCCAGTCCTTCCAGCCGGAGACGTTGAAGGCGCTCGGCCGCGCGCATGACGGGCAGGAGGCGGAGGCGGCATTCCGCATGGCTCGGCGCGCGGGCTTCGAGGCGGTGTCGATGGACTTCATCTATGGAGTCCACGGGCAGACGCGGGCGCAGGTGGAGGCGGATGCGCGGCGCGCGGTGACGTTGGAGCCGGAGCACCTGTCCACCTATGCGCTGACGCTGGAGCGCGAGGTGCTGGCGGAGGACACGCCACTGGCGAAGCGGCTGGTGCGGGGTGAGGTGGCGCTGCCCTCGGACGACGACGTGGTGGAGATGGCCGCCACCGTGCGCGAGGTGTACGGAGCGCACGGTCTGCACCGGTATGAAATCTCCAACCACGCGCGGGAGGGCTACGCCTCCCGGCACAACGCGCTGTACTGGACCGGCGGCGAGTACCTGGCGCTGGGCGTGGGCGCCACGGGCATGCTGCACGTGCCCGCTCCGCACCGGTACGTGAACCTGCGGAGCGCGGAGGCGTACCTGCGCGCGGTGGAGCAGGGGACGTTGCCGGAGGCGAGCCGCGAGGAGCTGAGCGCGGAGGAGCTGTTCGCGGAGCGGCTCGCGATGGGGCTGCGGCTGCGCTCGGGGGTGGACTGGGAGGCGGTGTGCGCGGCGTACGGGCAGGACCCGGCGCCTCGGCGGGCCGAGGTGACCCGGCTGGTGGCGCACGGGCTGGCGACGCTCCAGGGCGGGCGGCTGGTGTTGACGGACGCGGGGGCGGATCTGCACAGCGCCATTTCCGCGCGGCTGATTTGA